One Cuculus canorus isolate bCucCan1 chromosome 1, bCucCan1.pri, whole genome shotgun sequence DNA segment encodes these proteins:
- the PLA2G6 gene encoding 85/88 kDa calcium-independent phospholipase A2 isoform X2 yields the protein MQFFGRLVNTINSVTQLFSNPYRVKEVPAAEYAAHTCLQQEGRVALYKNSLARSWDCVLVNPQSPQVAFRLFQLDNEAEALVHFEQYARQLRPFYESSQQPLSLEDLQQLSDCFRNHPSWSPAHVAVEIGRRENFRHNHVVSCVNSTDSEDGCTPLHLACRKGDMECLLELLECHARVDITDRNGETVFHYAVRGNNPQIIELLGRSPTAGLDHLNHEGLTALHLACQLGKEDMVRSLLKCHASCSTVGPLGYPIHTAMKFSQKGCAQAILEVDASQVHSKDLRYDAIPLHWAKKAEMTRLLLEYGSQVNLTSRTADMALHIAVKRGRFDCAMVLLTHGANTNARGQDGNTPLHLAMKHDHLDMIKAIVVFGGDVEIPNDFGETPGLLAARSSKGANRKVLLDLLQTVGTERCHPPNPDSPSLAPSATSSFLEGQPSSRSTFNSLEYKDLLYVSATLGQLLKAPDVVDMPGEGRRKFCQKLAPVPVCSPRAAVEPEFSSHDCLLCLDGGGIRGLVLIQLLLAIEKAAGRPIREIFDWIAGTSTGGILALAIVHGKSMDYMRCLYFRMKDMVFRGSRPYESEPLDEFLKKEFGENTKMTDVQKPKVMVTGTLCDRQPAELHLFRNYPVPETKTSTEYKTSASFKPLTQPEDQLVWRAARCSGAAPTYFRPIGRFLDGGLLANNPTLDAMAEIHEYNKTLIKKGQRQKVRKLGLVVSLGTGKPPQVPVSSVDVFRPSNPWELAKTVFGARELGKMVVDCCTDADGPAVDRARAWCEMTDIPYFRGILSLAASEFVTGRKSGIELLETQDCTLCVLKK from the exons ATGCAGTTCTTTGGGCGGCTGGTGAACACCATTAACAGCGTCACCCAGCTCTTCTCCAACCCGTACCGAGTGAAGGAGGTGCCGGCTGCGGAGTACGCGGCTCacacctgcctgcagcaggagggCAGGGTGGCCCTCTATAAGAACAGCCTGGCTCGCTCCTGGGATTGCGTGCTGGTCAACCCCCAGAGCCCACAGGTCGCATTCCG GCTCTTCCAGCTCGACAATGAAGCAGAAGCCTTGGTGCATTTTGAGCAGTACGCCAGGCAGCTGCGCCCTTTCTATGAGAGCTCGCAGCAGCCCTTGTCACTGGAGGatctgcagcagctcagtgaCTGCTTCCGCAACCACCCCAGCTGGTCCCCGGCACATGTTGCAGTGGAAATCGGCCGTCGTGAGAACTTCCGGCACAACCACGTTGTAAG CTGTGTGAACAGCACGGACAGCGAGGATGGCTGCACCCCGCTGCACCTGGCATGCCGCAAGGGAGACATGGAGTGTCTGCTCGAGCTGCTGGAGTGCCACGCGCGGGTGGACATTACAGACAGGAACGGGGAGACTGTTTTCCACTATGCTGTGCGAGGGAATAACCCCCAGATCATCGAG CTCCTGGGCAGAAGCCCAACGGCTGGCTTGGACCACCTGAACCATGAAGGGCTGACTGCTCTGCATCTTGCTTGTCAGCTGGGCAAAGAGGACATGGTTCGATCTTTGCTGAAATGCCATgccagctgcagcactgtggGGCCTCTGGGCTACCCCATCCACACAGCGATGAAGTTCTCCCAGAAGGG gtGTGCCCAGGCCATCCTTGAGGTGGATGCCAGCCAAGTGCACTCCAAGGACCTGCGCTATGATGCCATTCCGCTGCATTGGGCAAAGAAGGCAGAG ATGACACGGCTGCTGCTTGAGTACGGCTCACAGGTGAATTTGACCAGCCGGACGGCTGATATGGCCTTGCACATCGCTGTCAAAAGGGGACGCTTTGACTGTGCCATGGTGCTGCTGACACACGGAGCCAACACCAACGCCAGGGGTCAGGATGGCAACACACCGCTGCACCTGGCCATGAAG CATGACCACCTGGATATGATCAAAGCGATTGTAGTGTTTGGAGGAGACGTTGAGATCCCCAATGATTTCGGGGAGACGCCGGGGCTGTtggcagccaggagcagcaAAG GTGCGAACCGGAAAGTGCTCTTAGACCTGCTGCAAACTGTAGGGACCGAACGCTGCCATCCACCCAATCCTGACTCCCCAAGCCTGGCACCAtctgccacctcctccttcctggAAGGCCAACCTTCCTCGCGGAGCACCTTCAACAGCTTAG AGTACAAGGACCTTTTGTATGTTTCTGCAACACTTGGGCAGTTGTTGAAGGCACCAGATGTTGTAGATATGCCTggtgagggaagaagaaa GTTTTGCCAGAAACTAGCTCCAGTTCCTGTgtgcagccccagagctgcagtGGAGCCCGAGTTCAGCAG CCACGACTGCCTCCTGTGCCTGGATGGAGGGGGCATCCGGGGCCTGGTGCTCATCCAGCTCCTGCTAGCTATTGAAAAGGCTGCAGGCCGTCCCATTCGAGAGATTTTTGACTGGATCGCAGGAACCAGCACTGGGGGGATCTTGGCCTTGGCTATCGTACACG GGAAGTCCATGGACTACATGCGCTGCCTGTACTTCCGCATGAAGGACATGGTGTTCCGGGGGTCTCGGCCCTACGAGTCGGAGCCCCTGGATGAGTTCTTGAAGAAGGAATTTGGGGAAAACACCAAAATGACAGATGTTCAAAAACCCAA GGTTATGGTGACAGGGACATTGTGTGACCGACAGCCAGCTGAGCTCCACCTTTTCCGGAATTACCCCGTACCAGAGACAAAAACCTCCACGGAATACAAGACAAGTGCATCTTTCAAACCACTCACTCAACCAGAAG aCCAACTTGTATGGCGTGCTGCTCGCTGCAGCGGTGCGGCTCCCACTTATTTCCGGCCAATAGGGCGCTTTCTGGATGGTGGGCTGCTAGCCAACAACCCAACCCTCGATGCCATGGCGGAGATCCATGAATACAACAAGACGCTGATCAAGAAG GGTCAGAGGCAGAAAGTAAGAAAATTGGGCTTGGTGGTATCCTTGGGGACAGGGAAGCCTCCTCAAGTCCCAGTGAGCTCTGTGGATGTTTTCCGCCCCTCCAACCCTTGGGAGCTGGCGAAGACAGTCTTTGGAGCCAGGGAGCTCGGCAAGATGGTGGTGGATTGT TGCACTGACGCAGATGGCCCGGCTGTGGATCGTGCCAGGGCCTGGTGCGAGATGACGGATATCCCATATTTCCG AGGGATTCTAAGTCTTGCAGCCTCTGAATTTgtcacaggaagaaaatcagGAATTGAGCTCCTTGAGACACAGGATTGTACTCTGTGTGTGCTGAAGAAGTGA
- the PLA2G6 gene encoding 85/88 kDa calcium-independent phospholipase A2 isoform X5, which yields MQFFGRLVNTINSVTQLFSNPYRVKEVPAAEYAAHTCLQQEGRVALYKNSLARSWDCVLVNPQSPQVAFRLFQLDNEAEALVHFEQYARQLRPFYESSQQPLSLEDLQQLSDCFRNHPSWSPAHVAVEIGRRENFRHNHVVSCVNSTDSEDGCTPLHLACRKGDMECLLELLECHARVDITDRNGETVFHYAVRGNNPQIIELLGRSPTAGLDHLNHEGLTALHLACQLGKEDMVRSLLKCHASCSTVGPLGYPIHTAMKFSQKGCAQAILEVDASQVHSKDLRYDAIPLHWAKKAEMTRLLLEYGSQVNLTSRTADMALHIAVKRGRFDCAMVLLTHGANTNARGQDGNTPLHLAMKHDHLDMIKAIVVFGGDVEIPNDFGETPGLLAARSSKGANRKVLLDLLQTVGTERCHPPNPDSPSLAPSATSSFLEGQPSSRSTFNSLEYKDLLYVSATLGQLLKAPDVVDMPGEGRRKFCQKLAPVPVCSPRAAVEPEFSSHDCLLCLDGGGIRGLVLIQLLLAIEKAAGRPIREIFDWIAGTSTGGILALAIVHGKSMDYMRCLYFRMKDMVFRGSRPYESEPLDEFLKKEFGENTKMTDVQKPKVMVTGTLCDRQPAELHLFRNYPVPETKTSTEYKTSASFKPLTQPEDQLVWRAARCSGAAPTYFRPIGRFLDGGLLANNPTLDAMAEIHEYNKTLIKKGQRQKVRKLGLVVSLGTGKPPQVPVSSVDVFRPSNPWELAKTVFGARELGKMVVDCCTDADGPAVDRARAWCEMTDIPYFRKKIRN from the exons ATGCAGTTCTTTGGGCGGCTGGTGAACACCATTAACAGCGTCACCCAGCTCTTCTCCAACCCGTACCGAGTGAAGGAGGTGCCGGCTGCGGAGTACGCGGCTCacacctgcctgcagcaggagggCAGGGTGGCCCTCTATAAGAACAGCCTGGCTCGCTCCTGGGATTGCGTGCTGGTCAACCCCCAGAGCCCACAGGTCGCATTCCG GCTCTTCCAGCTCGACAATGAAGCAGAAGCCTTGGTGCATTTTGAGCAGTACGCCAGGCAGCTGCGCCCTTTCTATGAGAGCTCGCAGCAGCCCTTGTCACTGGAGGatctgcagcagctcagtgaCTGCTTCCGCAACCACCCCAGCTGGTCCCCGGCACATGTTGCAGTGGAAATCGGCCGTCGTGAGAACTTCCGGCACAACCACGTTGTAAG CTGTGTGAACAGCACGGACAGCGAGGATGGCTGCACCCCGCTGCACCTGGCATGCCGCAAGGGAGACATGGAGTGTCTGCTCGAGCTGCTGGAGTGCCACGCGCGGGTGGACATTACAGACAGGAACGGGGAGACTGTTTTCCACTATGCTGTGCGAGGGAATAACCCCCAGATCATCGAG CTCCTGGGCAGAAGCCCAACGGCTGGCTTGGACCACCTGAACCATGAAGGGCTGACTGCTCTGCATCTTGCTTGTCAGCTGGGCAAAGAGGACATGGTTCGATCTTTGCTGAAATGCCATgccagctgcagcactgtggGGCCTCTGGGCTACCCCATCCACACAGCGATGAAGTTCTCCCAGAAGGG gtGTGCCCAGGCCATCCTTGAGGTGGATGCCAGCCAAGTGCACTCCAAGGACCTGCGCTATGATGCCATTCCGCTGCATTGGGCAAAGAAGGCAGAG ATGACACGGCTGCTGCTTGAGTACGGCTCACAGGTGAATTTGACCAGCCGGACGGCTGATATGGCCTTGCACATCGCTGTCAAAAGGGGACGCTTTGACTGTGCCATGGTGCTGCTGACACACGGAGCCAACACCAACGCCAGGGGTCAGGATGGCAACACACCGCTGCACCTGGCCATGAAG CATGACCACCTGGATATGATCAAAGCGATTGTAGTGTTTGGAGGAGACGTTGAGATCCCCAATGATTTCGGGGAGACGCCGGGGCTGTtggcagccaggagcagcaAAG GTGCGAACCGGAAAGTGCTCTTAGACCTGCTGCAAACTGTAGGGACCGAACGCTGCCATCCACCCAATCCTGACTCCCCAAGCCTGGCACCAtctgccacctcctccttcctggAAGGCCAACCTTCCTCGCGGAGCACCTTCAACAGCTTAG AGTACAAGGACCTTTTGTATGTTTCTGCAACACTTGGGCAGTTGTTGAAGGCACCAGATGTTGTAGATATGCCTggtgagggaagaagaaa GTTTTGCCAGAAACTAGCTCCAGTTCCTGTgtgcagccccagagctgcagtGGAGCCCGAGTTCAGCAG CCACGACTGCCTCCTGTGCCTGGATGGAGGGGGCATCCGGGGCCTGGTGCTCATCCAGCTCCTGCTAGCTATTGAAAAGGCTGCAGGCCGTCCCATTCGAGAGATTTTTGACTGGATCGCAGGAACCAGCACTGGGGGGATCTTGGCCTTGGCTATCGTACACG GGAAGTCCATGGACTACATGCGCTGCCTGTACTTCCGCATGAAGGACATGGTGTTCCGGGGGTCTCGGCCCTACGAGTCGGAGCCCCTGGATGAGTTCTTGAAGAAGGAATTTGGGGAAAACACCAAAATGACAGATGTTCAAAAACCCAA GGTTATGGTGACAGGGACATTGTGTGACCGACAGCCAGCTGAGCTCCACCTTTTCCGGAATTACCCCGTACCAGAGACAAAAACCTCCACGGAATACAAGACAAGTGCATCTTTCAAACCACTCACTCAACCAGAAG aCCAACTTGTATGGCGTGCTGCTCGCTGCAGCGGTGCGGCTCCCACTTATTTCCGGCCAATAGGGCGCTTTCTGGATGGTGGGCTGCTAGCCAACAACCCAACCCTCGATGCCATGGCGGAGATCCATGAATACAACAAGACGCTGATCAAGAAG GGTCAGAGGCAGAAAGTAAGAAAATTGGGCTTGGTGGTATCCTTGGGGACAGGGAAGCCTCCTCAAGTCCCAGTGAGCTCTGTGGATGTTTTCCGCCCCTCCAACCCTTGGGAGCTGGCGAAGACAGTCTTTGGAGCCAGGGAGCTCGGCAAGATGGTGGTGGATTGT TGCACTGACGCAGATGGCCCGGCTGTGGATCGTGCCAGGGCCTGGTGCGAGATGACGGATATCCCATATTTCCG gaagaaaatcagGAATTGA
- the PLA2G6 gene encoding 85/88 kDa calcium-independent phospholipase A2 isoform X3, translating to MQFFGRLVNTINSVTQLFSNPYRVKEVPAAEYAAHTCLQQEGRVALYKNSLARSWDCVLVNPQSPQVAFRLFQLDNEAEALVHFEQYARQLRPFYESSQQPLSLEDLQQLSDCFRNHPSWSPAHVAVEIGRRENFRHNHVVSCVNSTDSEDGCTPLHLACRKGDMECLLELLECHARVDITDRNGETVFHYAVRGNNPQIIELLGRSPTAGLDHLNHEGLTALHLACQLGKEDMVRSLLKCHASCSTVGPLGYPIHTAMKFSQKGCAQAILEVDASQVHSKDLRYDAIPLHWAKKAEMTRLLLEYGSQVNLTSRTADMALHIAVKRGRFDCAMVLLTHGANTNARGQDGNTPLHLAMKHDHLDMIKAIVVFGGDVEIPNDFGETPGLLAARSSKGANRKVLLDLLQTVGTERCHPPNPDSPSLAPSATSSFLEGQPSSRSTFNSLEYKDLLYVSATLGQLLKAPDVVDMPGEGRRNHDCLLCLDGGGIRGLVLIQLLLAIEKAAGRPIREIFDWIAGTSTGGILALAIVHGKSMDYMRCLYFRMKDMVFRGSRPYESEPLDEFLKKEFGENTKMTDVQKPKVMVTGTLCDRQPAELHLFRNYPVPETKTSTEYKTSASFKPLTQPEDQLVWRAARCSGAAPTYFRPIGRFLDGGLLANNPTLDAMAEIHEYNKTLIKKGQRQKVRKLGLVVSLGTGKPPQVPVSSVDVFRPSNPWELAKTVFGARELGKMVVDCCTDADGPAVDRARAWCEMTDIPYFRLSPQLHTEVMLDEVNDTVLVNALWDTQLYIYQHREQFQQLVQHLCQ from the exons ATGCAGTTCTTTGGGCGGCTGGTGAACACCATTAACAGCGTCACCCAGCTCTTCTCCAACCCGTACCGAGTGAAGGAGGTGCCGGCTGCGGAGTACGCGGCTCacacctgcctgcagcaggagggCAGGGTGGCCCTCTATAAGAACAGCCTGGCTCGCTCCTGGGATTGCGTGCTGGTCAACCCCCAGAGCCCACAGGTCGCATTCCG GCTCTTCCAGCTCGACAATGAAGCAGAAGCCTTGGTGCATTTTGAGCAGTACGCCAGGCAGCTGCGCCCTTTCTATGAGAGCTCGCAGCAGCCCTTGTCACTGGAGGatctgcagcagctcagtgaCTGCTTCCGCAACCACCCCAGCTGGTCCCCGGCACATGTTGCAGTGGAAATCGGCCGTCGTGAGAACTTCCGGCACAACCACGTTGTAAG CTGTGTGAACAGCACGGACAGCGAGGATGGCTGCACCCCGCTGCACCTGGCATGCCGCAAGGGAGACATGGAGTGTCTGCTCGAGCTGCTGGAGTGCCACGCGCGGGTGGACATTACAGACAGGAACGGGGAGACTGTTTTCCACTATGCTGTGCGAGGGAATAACCCCCAGATCATCGAG CTCCTGGGCAGAAGCCCAACGGCTGGCTTGGACCACCTGAACCATGAAGGGCTGACTGCTCTGCATCTTGCTTGTCAGCTGGGCAAAGAGGACATGGTTCGATCTTTGCTGAAATGCCATgccagctgcagcactgtggGGCCTCTGGGCTACCCCATCCACACAGCGATGAAGTTCTCCCAGAAGGG gtGTGCCCAGGCCATCCTTGAGGTGGATGCCAGCCAAGTGCACTCCAAGGACCTGCGCTATGATGCCATTCCGCTGCATTGGGCAAAGAAGGCAGAG ATGACACGGCTGCTGCTTGAGTACGGCTCACAGGTGAATTTGACCAGCCGGACGGCTGATATGGCCTTGCACATCGCTGTCAAAAGGGGACGCTTTGACTGTGCCATGGTGCTGCTGACACACGGAGCCAACACCAACGCCAGGGGTCAGGATGGCAACACACCGCTGCACCTGGCCATGAAG CATGACCACCTGGATATGATCAAAGCGATTGTAGTGTTTGGAGGAGACGTTGAGATCCCCAATGATTTCGGGGAGACGCCGGGGCTGTtggcagccaggagcagcaAAG GTGCGAACCGGAAAGTGCTCTTAGACCTGCTGCAAACTGTAGGGACCGAACGCTGCCATCCACCCAATCCTGACTCCCCAAGCCTGGCACCAtctgccacctcctccttcctggAAGGCCAACCTTCCTCGCGGAGCACCTTCAACAGCTTAG AGTACAAGGACCTTTTGTATGTTTCTGCAACACTTGGGCAGTTGTTGAAGGCACCAGATGTTGTAGATATGCCTggtgagggaagaagaaa CCACGACTGCCTCCTGTGCCTGGATGGAGGGGGCATCCGGGGCCTGGTGCTCATCCAGCTCCTGCTAGCTATTGAAAAGGCTGCAGGCCGTCCCATTCGAGAGATTTTTGACTGGATCGCAGGAACCAGCACTGGGGGGATCTTGGCCTTGGCTATCGTACACG GGAAGTCCATGGACTACATGCGCTGCCTGTACTTCCGCATGAAGGACATGGTGTTCCGGGGGTCTCGGCCCTACGAGTCGGAGCCCCTGGATGAGTTCTTGAAGAAGGAATTTGGGGAAAACACCAAAATGACAGATGTTCAAAAACCCAA GGTTATGGTGACAGGGACATTGTGTGACCGACAGCCAGCTGAGCTCCACCTTTTCCGGAATTACCCCGTACCAGAGACAAAAACCTCCACGGAATACAAGACAAGTGCATCTTTCAAACCACTCACTCAACCAGAAG aCCAACTTGTATGGCGTGCTGCTCGCTGCAGCGGTGCGGCTCCCACTTATTTCCGGCCAATAGGGCGCTTTCTGGATGGTGGGCTGCTAGCCAACAACCCAACCCTCGATGCCATGGCGGAGATCCATGAATACAACAAGACGCTGATCAAGAAG GGTCAGAGGCAGAAAGTAAGAAAATTGGGCTTGGTGGTATCCTTGGGGACAGGGAAGCCTCCTCAAGTCCCAGTGAGCTCTGTGGATGTTTTCCGCCCCTCCAACCCTTGGGAGCTGGCGAAGACAGTCTTTGGAGCCAGGGAGCTCGGCAAGATGGTGGTGGATTGT TGCACTGACGCAGATGGCCCGGCTGTGGATCGTGCCAGGGCCTGGTGCGAGATGACGGATATCCCATATTTCCG GCTCAGCCCTCAGCTGCATACGGAGGTGATGTTGGATGAGGTGAATGACACCGTGCTGGTGAATGCTCTCTGGGACACCCAGCTTTACATCTACCAGCATCGGGAGCAGTTTCAGCAGTTGGTGCAACATCTCTGCCAGTGA
- the PLA2G6 gene encoding 85/88 kDa calcium-independent phospholipase A2 isoform X1 — MQFFGRLVNTINSVTQLFSNPYRVKEVPAAEYAAHTCLQQEGRVALYKNSLARSWDCVLVNPQSPQVAFRLFQLDNEAEALVHFEQYARQLRPFYESSQQPLSLEDLQQLSDCFRNHPSWSPAHVAVEIGRRENFRHNHVVSCVNSTDSEDGCTPLHLACRKGDMECLLELLECHARVDITDRNGETVFHYAVRGNNPQIIELLGRSPTAGLDHLNHEGLTALHLACQLGKEDMVRSLLKCHASCSTVGPLGYPIHTAMKFSQKGCAQAILEVDASQVHSKDLRYDAIPLHWAKKAEMTRLLLEYGSQVNLTSRTADMALHIAVKRGRFDCAMVLLTHGANTNARGQDGNTPLHLAMKHDHLDMIKAIVVFGGDVEIPNDFGETPGLLAARSSKGANRKVLLDLLQTVGTERCHPPNPDSPSLAPSATSSFLEGQPSSRSTFNSLEYKDLLYVSATLGQLLKAPDVVDMPGEGRRKFCQKLAPVPVCSPRAAVEPEFSSHDCLLCLDGGGIRGLVLIQLLLAIEKAAGRPIREIFDWIAGTSTGGILALAIVHGKSMDYMRCLYFRMKDMVFRGSRPYESEPLDEFLKKEFGENTKMTDVQKPKVMVTGTLCDRQPAELHLFRNYPVPETKTSTEYKTSASFKPLTQPEDQLVWRAARCSGAAPTYFRPIGRFLDGGLLANNPTLDAMAEIHEYNKTLIKKGQRQKVRKLGLVVSLGTGKPPQVPVSSVDVFRPSNPWELAKTVFGARELGKMVVDCCTDADGPAVDRARAWCEMTDIPYFRLSPQLHTEVMLDEVNDTVLVNALWDTQLYIYQHREQFQQLVQHLCQ; from the exons ATGCAGTTCTTTGGGCGGCTGGTGAACACCATTAACAGCGTCACCCAGCTCTTCTCCAACCCGTACCGAGTGAAGGAGGTGCCGGCTGCGGAGTACGCGGCTCacacctgcctgcagcaggagggCAGGGTGGCCCTCTATAAGAACAGCCTGGCTCGCTCCTGGGATTGCGTGCTGGTCAACCCCCAGAGCCCACAGGTCGCATTCCG GCTCTTCCAGCTCGACAATGAAGCAGAAGCCTTGGTGCATTTTGAGCAGTACGCCAGGCAGCTGCGCCCTTTCTATGAGAGCTCGCAGCAGCCCTTGTCACTGGAGGatctgcagcagctcagtgaCTGCTTCCGCAACCACCCCAGCTGGTCCCCGGCACATGTTGCAGTGGAAATCGGCCGTCGTGAGAACTTCCGGCACAACCACGTTGTAAG CTGTGTGAACAGCACGGACAGCGAGGATGGCTGCACCCCGCTGCACCTGGCATGCCGCAAGGGAGACATGGAGTGTCTGCTCGAGCTGCTGGAGTGCCACGCGCGGGTGGACATTACAGACAGGAACGGGGAGACTGTTTTCCACTATGCTGTGCGAGGGAATAACCCCCAGATCATCGAG CTCCTGGGCAGAAGCCCAACGGCTGGCTTGGACCACCTGAACCATGAAGGGCTGACTGCTCTGCATCTTGCTTGTCAGCTGGGCAAAGAGGACATGGTTCGATCTTTGCTGAAATGCCATgccagctgcagcactgtggGGCCTCTGGGCTACCCCATCCACACAGCGATGAAGTTCTCCCAGAAGGG gtGTGCCCAGGCCATCCTTGAGGTGGATGCCAGCCAAGTGCACTCCAAGGACCTGCGCTATGATGCCATTCCGCTGCATTGGGCAAAGAAGGCAGAG ATGACACGGCTGCTGCTTGAGTACGGCTCACAGGTGAATTTGACCAGCCGGACGGCTGATATGGCCTTGCACATCGCTGTCAAAAGGGGACGCTTTGACTGTGCCATGGTGCTGCTGACACACGGAGCCAACACCAACGCCAGGGGTCAGGATGGCAACACACCGCTGCACCTGGCCATGAAG CATGACCACCTGGATATGATCAAAGCGATTGTAGTGTTTGGAGGAGACGTTGAGATCCCCAATGATTTCGGGGAGACGCCGGGGCTGTtggcagccaggagcagcaAAG GTGCGAACCGGAAAGTGCTCTTAGACCTGCTGCAAACTGTAGGGACCGAACGCTGCCATCCACCCAATCCTGACTCCCCAAGCCTGGCACCAtctgccacctcctccttcctggAAGGCCAACCTTCCTCGCGGAGCACCTTCAACAGCTTAG AGTACAAGGACCTTTTGTATGTTTCTGCAACACTTGGGCAGTTGTTGAAGGCACCAGATGTTGTAGATATGCCTggtgagggaagaagaaa GTTTTGCCAGAAACTAGCTCCAGTTCCTGTgtgcagccccagagctgcagtGGAGCCCGAGTTCAGCAG CCACGACTGCCTCCTGTGCCTGGATGGAGGGGGCATCCGGGGCCTGGTGCTCATCCAGCTCCTGCTAGCTATTGAAAAGGCTGCAGGCCGTCCCATTCGAGAGATTTTTGACTGGATCGCAGGAACCAGCACTGGGGGGATCTTGGCCTTGGCTATCGTACACG GGAAGTCCATGGACTACATGCGCTGCCTGTACTTCCGCATGAAGGACATGGTGTTCCGGGGGTCTCGGCCCTACGAGTCGGAGCCCCTGGATGAGTTCTTGAAGAAGGAATTTGGGGAAAACACCAAAATGACAGATGTTCAAAAACCCAA GGTTATGGTGACAGGGACATTGTGTGACCGACAGCCAGCTGAGCTCCACCTTTTCCGGAATTACCCCGTACCAGAGACAAAAACCTCCACGGAATACAAGACAAGTGCATCTTTCAAACCACTCACTCAACCAGAAG aCCAACTTGTATGGCGTGCTGCTCGCTGCAGCGGTGCGGCTCCCACTTATTTCCGGCCAATAGGGCGCTTTCTGGATGGTGGGCTGCTAGCCAACAACCCAACCCTCGATGCCATGGCGGAGATCCATGAATACAACAAGACGCTGATCAAGAAG GGTCAGAGGCAGAAAGTAAGAAAATTGGGCTTGGTGGTATCCTTGGGGACAGGGAAGCCTCCTCAAGTCCCAGTGAGCTCTGTGGATGTTTTCCGCCCCTCCAACCCTTGGGAGCTGGCGAAGACAGTCTTTGGAGCCAGGGAGCTCGGCAAGATGGTGGTGGATTGT TGCACTGACGCAGATGGCCCGGCTGTGGATCGTGCCAGGGCCTGGTGCGAGATGACGGATATCCCATATTTCCG GCTCAGCCCTCAGCTGCATACGGAGGTGATGTTGGATGAGGTGAATGACACCGTGCTGGTGAATGCTCTCTGGGACACCCAGCTTTACATCTACCAGCATCGGGAGCAGTTTCAGCAGTTGGTGCAACATCTCTGCCAGTGA